In Gemmobacter sp., the sequence CGCGGTCCCCGCGGATCGGGTCGCCGCGCGTATCGAGTTGCTTCACCACCTTGTAGCCGTAGCAAAGACCGCCGCCCGACTTGCCTTCCTCGACACGGCCACGGATGCCGCGATGTGTCTTGGCGGCAAGGTCCTTAAGGAACAGCGCGTTCATCGTCCCCTTGAGGCCGACATGAAGCTCGCTGATCTCGCCCTCGGCCAGCGTGACGATGGGAACACCGGCGAACTTCAAATGCTTGAACAGCGTCGCCACATCGGCCTGATCGCGCGAGATGCGGTCCAGCGCCTCGGCCAGCACCATGTCGAACTGGCCCGCCTGCGCGTCCTGCAAGAGCATCTGGACGCCGGGCCGGAGGATCATGCTCGCGCCGGAGATGCCCGCATCCTTGTAGGTTCCGACCACCTTCCACTTCTCGCGCTTCGCCTGCTCGCGGCAGATGCGGAGTTGATCGTCTATCGACGCCTCCCGCTGATTGTCGGAGGAATAGCGGGCATACAAGGCAACGCGGATCATCGGCTGGTCCTTTCAAAACTCCATGGTCAGCGGCGCACGGCGCCGCTCTTCTTGGCGCGGGCCAGTTCGAGGAAGCTGGCCTTGATCTTTGCGAACAGCCCCGGCGGAATGAAGCCGTAGGCGAACTCGCCCCGCTTGCCGGGAACCGGCGACAGCCCGCCATTGGGCCATTCGTCGATGTTATGCTCCGAGACGATCACCCAGCTCGGCGCGTCGTCGAGGCCGATAGCCTGCTTCACCTTTGCCAGGATCTCGATGCCGACCGTATCGCCGGACGGCGGCGTGTGGGTGATCGGCAGCAGCACCACATGGCGCGGGCGAACAAGGGCATCGGTCGCGGCGACGAGGCAGGCCGGGCGGTCCTTGCCCTGATCCTGGCCGGCGGCAGCCTCATGCGTCCAGAGGTAATCGTAGCGAAGGACGAGGCCGGGCTTCGGTTCAGGGATCGCCACGTCGCCCGCCTTACTTCAGCAGATCGTCGAGGTGGGCGTGTTCGGGGTCCATCTCGGCCCGCTCCACGGCGTCGATCACCACATCGGCGGCATCCGCCGTGCGATGCGTCCTCTGCGCGGCGGCGCGGAGCCAGTCGTAGTGGTCGGCGGTCATCAGCACGAACTCGCGGCGCCCGTGCCGGGTGATCTCCACCGGCTCGCGCTGCGCCTGGTGCTGAAACTCGCCGAATTTGCGCTGGAATTCGAGGGAACCGACTGTCGGCATGGCAGGCATCCTTTCGATTGGATGCCTGAATTATACGTGTAATTCGTGTAATTGCAAGGTTGGAGTTATGCATCCTCGCCTGTCGGGCGCTTCTTCTGCGCCCTGCGCTCCAGCGCCATCTTGCGCTCGAACTGCTCGCGGGCGATCTGGCGACCGATCAACCGGGCGAGGGAGCGGATGGCTGCATCGGCGCGCGCAGGATCGCTCCGGCCCGTTTCCGGTCCTATAACCTTGATGCTGATCCTGTCGCGTTTGAGCGCCATCGTCTCCAAAGTTCCCATGCCTAGAAGGGGCAGGGACCATCGAAGAACCGCCGACGCCTGAAAGAAAAGCCCTGCATCGCAGCCGTGCGGCACATGGGATACTGTAGCGTAAAATAGGGTTGGTCCGTGATTGGGAGGCTATCGCGCTACAGAGATTGACAGTTGATGATTCCACAACTTGGATACGGGCGCGTATGTCTGATTTTCGCGTTATGGCCCTTTGTCAAACAAAGGACACTGATTCTTTCGCCACAAGCACATCGCACGAAGAGCTTGCGAGTACTCGGCGCGCGACACTGCCCAAAACCAATTTGGAAATGGCGTTTCTCCCCTGCACGCCGAGCGCCAGAAGGTCCGTCCTTCCAGATCTTGCCAACCGGACCAGCGCCGTCGCGGGATCACCTCGAACGACCCGGATTTTTCCCGGCACCGAAAGGTTGGAGCGTAGGGAACGCAATTCCGCGTGGGCGGTCCGGGCCTTGGCCCTGAGATACTGGTCGATCTCGGCCTGAGTGGTGCCCACCTTGAGCATTGCCTGCTCGAAGGTCAGCGGAATTTCCAGGGTGTGGATCAGTTCGAATGCGGCAAGCGGCGCTATTCGTGCCGCAATTTGCGCGGCCGTGAATGACATTGGCGAAAAGTCAATGGCCGCGGCGATGCGACGATAGGGCTGAACCGCCTCCCGCTTGACGACCAGTATCGGGCAGGCACAGTTACGCACCACGCGATCAGCGGTCGAACCGAATACGCGCTCGCGCAGATTCTGCGGTTTCCCGGGACCGATGATCAGCAGATCGGCCGCGTGGTCGCGTATCAGGCGGTCGATGATCTGGTCGGCCCTGCCGCACTCCACGCTGAGTTCTGTCTGAACGACTGCGCCTTCCGCCAGATGTTGCAGTGATGCAGTTGCCTCGGCGGCAAGCACCTTGGCGATTGCTTCCTCCTTTGCCGGGGAAGGAAGATCCGGATCGGATGCCGGCAGGCTTTCGATCGCATGAACCAGAACGAGGCTTGCTCCGTGTGCGGCGGCAAGCTGGATCGCGCGCCGTGCCACCGGCTCATCGCCATTCTCAAGTGCGATCGCCGCAACTATGGTCCTGATCGTCAAGCCGACATCTCCTGATGTGGCGGGAGGAGACGGCCGCCGTCCCCTCCCGACTTTCCTAGATTGGATAGCGAAGGATTGCCGCCAGCTCGTTCCCGCCGGGAATATCCTCGCGCCGCACGCCCATGACGCGCGCGCCGCTGACCAGTGCCCGCGCCGCGATCTCATCGACGATGCCATACGCCTTTGCGTCGTCCTTTTCGACAAAGGTGACGGTACCATTTTCGTCATCGACAAATCCGGGAACGGTCGTGTCGATATCCACGAGCAGAGTATGGATGCCGCCGAAGGTGGCTGCTCGCGCTGCATCGGCTATGTCGGTCGTCGTGCGGCTTTCACCTGCGCGTCTGTCAAATAGCGCACGGATATCAGCGATCTCGGAAGCATAGGCATTGTCGAGAATCGGCCGCGCTTTGTTCGCAAGCTCGGCTTCGCTGAACTGGTCAGGACTGTCGCTGATCGTATCCTTCAACAGATGCGGATAGGAGCAGGTCTGGACGAAGATCGACGCAAGCCTGCCGGTGGCGGCCAATACCAGCGGGGTTTCGCGACCGGACAAAACCTGGCGAAGGGCGGCGTCAACCTTGCGGACATATTGCTGGAAGCGAACGTTCTGCCCTTCGGAGCCGTGGATGCGACCGCTGAAGGAGCGGTCGTTGAGGGTCGATTTGCCGGCGGCGGAGGCCGCATCTTTCGGCATGTCAGGCACTTTCACCACCTCAGGCGCCAGATCGGCATGCATCTCGACAAGGCGGACGGCGTTCTCTGAAAGGGCGAGAACAAACGCCGAGTGCGGGAATGTGACAACGCGCAGAAGCGGCTTCAGGTGGAACCGGTCGGAAACCTGCACCATCGAGGTCAGGTCATTGGCCAAGCGGTATGCCCGGATCGAGTCGGGTGTTGCGAACACGGCCAGGCTGTTGGCCTGAAAACGCCAGAACTCATCGTCGTCCAGCAGGTCGCTCAGGCTGTCGAACAGTGCAGCAAGCAATCGCTTGTCAAAGCGCGCATCCTGAAGCTGTGACTGGGCCTCGCGAATGAGGTTGCCGAACTCGATCCGGGAGGCTCCGACATCCTGTGTGACAGGCGTCGTCTTGAGATAAATCGAAACGCAGGCATCCGCGCGAGCACTGGACAAAGTTGCGAATTCACTTCGCGTGGGAATGTCTACATACAGCATGAAGTCTCCTTGTTGATGCGGCCTGACAATCAGGTTCGAAGGGTTGTCTGCCGGAATAGGTTCGTTTGAAGCATGCAGACCAACCGCGCCATGATCTCTCTGAGAGTTTACTGACAACATAGGTGCTAGGCGCGCGGAAAGCACCTTGTTGCGACCAACGGCCTCATATTCTCTGTTCAGGGCAACGACAGAACTGCTTTCGCAATCGAAAAATAGATCAGGACACCGGTAGCGTCGGCGATGGACGTTACCAGAGGCGTCGAGGCCGTCGCCGGGTCCATCCGGAAGCGGCTGAGGATGAAGGGTAGCAGCATGCCGATCATGCTGCCGACGATGACGATCACGACCATCGACAGGGCGATCACGATCGCGATGTCGCGGCCGCCGCGGAAAACCCCGATGACCGCGATCGCCGCAGCCATGCTGAGACCCAGAAGAATTGCAACCATCAGCTCGCGGCCTAGGACGCGGCCCCAGTCGGAGATGCGGATATCGCCGGTTGCCAGCGCTCGCACCATCAAGGTGGCTGACTGCGATCCCGCATTGCCGCCTGAAGCGATCAG encodes:
- a CDS encoding type II toxin-antitoxin system prevent-host-death family antitoxin → MPTVGSLEFQRKFGEFQHQAQREPVEITRHGRREFVLMTADHYDWLRAAAQRTHRTADAADVVIDAVERAEMDPEHAHLDDLLK
- a CDS encoding universal stress protein, whose amino-acid sequence is MTIRTIVAAIALENGDEPVARRAIQLAAAHGASLVLVHAIESLPASDPDLPSPAKEEAIAKVLAAEATASLQHLAEGAVVQTELSVECGRADQIIDRLIRDHAADLLIIGPGKPQNLRERVFGSTADRVVRNCACPILVVKREAVQPYRRIAAAIDFSPMSFTAAQIAARIAPLAAFELIHTLEIPLTFEQAMLKVGTTQAEIDQYLRAKARTAHAELRSLRSNLSVPGKIRVVRGDPATALVRLARSGRTDLLALGVQGRNAISKLVLGSVARRVLASSSCDVLVAKESVSFV